Proteins encoded by one window of Salvia splendens isolate huo1 chromosome 5, SspV2, whole genome shotgun sequence:
- the LOC121802114 gene encoding uncharacterized protein YwbO-like isoform X1 — protein MRLYYFNNLQIPLFSSRSTRMSSSGKKLIQIDITSDSVCPWCYVGKKNLDKAIASSNHKYSFEMKWHPFLLDPSAPKEGVAKKEIFEKKFGPRAQQITARMKEVFEGVGMDYDVSGLTGSSVESHRLIYFAGKQGQDKQHQLVEELFHGYFTQGRYIGDREFLVESAKKVGVEGAEEFLANPNNGMKEVNEELKKFSSNINGVPHYVINGKYQLSGGQPPEAFLRAFQSAASS, from the exons ATGCGTTTGTACTATTTCAACAATCTCCAAATTCCTCTGTTTTCCAG TAGATCAACCAGGATGAGCAGCAGCGGGAAGAAACTCATTCAAATTGATATCACCTCCGACAGCGTGTGCCCATGGTGTTATGTGGGCAAGAAGAATCTCGACAAAGCTATTGCTTCCTCAAATCATAAATACTCTTTTGAG ATGAAATGGCATCCTTTCTTGCTGGACCCTTCTGCGCCCAAGGAGGGCGTTGCTAAGAAGGAAATTTTTGAGAAGAAGTTCGGCCCTCGAGCTCAACAAATAACAGCTCGAATGAAAGAG GTTTTTGAGGGTGTTGGCATGGATTACGACGTGTCTGGACTTAC GGGAAGTAGTGTGGAGAGCCATAGGTTAATCTACTTTGCTGGAAAGCAAGGGCAAGATAAGCAGCATCAACTTGTTGAGGAGCTATTCCATGGTTACTTCACACAAGGGAGATACATAGGTGACAG GGAGTTTCTTGTTGAAAGTGCTAAAAAGGTTGGAGTGGAAGGAGCAGAGGAGTTTCTTGCAAATCCGAACAACGGGATGAAGGAG GTTAATGAGGAACTCAAGAAGTTCTCATCCAATATTAATGGAGTCCCTCATTATGTG ATAAATGGCAAGTACCAGTTAAGCGGAGGGCAGCCTCCAGAGGCCTTCCTAAGAGCATTTCAGTCTGCTGCTAGCAGTTAG
- the LOC121802114 gene encoding uncharacterized protein YwbO-like isoform X2: protein MRLYYFNNLQIPLFSRSTRMSSSGKKLIQIDITSDSVCPWCYVGKKNLDKAIASSNHKYSFEMKWHPFLLDPSAPKEGVAKKEIFEKKFGPRAQQITARMKEVFEGVGMDYDVSGLTGSSVESHRLIYFAGKQGQDKQHQLVEELFHGYFTQGRYIGDREFLVESAKKVGVEGAEEFLANPNNGMKEVNEELKKFSSNINGVPHYVINGKYQLSGGQPPEAFLRAFQSAASS, encoded by the exons ATGCGTTTGTACTATTTCAACAATCTCCAAATTCCTCTGTTTTCCAG ATCAACCAGGATGAGCAGCAGCGGGAAGAAACTCATTCAAATTGATATCACCTCCGACAGCGTGTGCCCATGGTGTTATGTGGGCAAGAAGAATCTCGACAAAGCTATTGCTTCCTCAAATCATAAATACTCTTTTGAG ATGAAATGGCATCCTTTCTTGCTGGACCCTTCTGCGCCCAAGGAGGGCGTTGCTAAGAAGGAAATTTTTGAGAAGAAGTTCGGCCCTCGAGCTCAACAAATAACAGCTCGAATGAAAGAG GTTTTTGAGGGTGTTGGCATGGATTACGACGTGTCTGGACTTAC GGGAAGTAGTGTGGAGAGCCATAGGTTAATCTACTTTGCTGGAAAGCAAGGGCAAGATAAGCAGCATCAACTTGTTGAGGAGCTATTCCATGGTTACTTCACACAAGGGAGATACATAGGTGACAG GGAGTTTCTTGTTGAAAGTGCTAAAAAGGTTGGAGTGGAAGGAGCAGAGGAGTTTCTTGCAAATCCGAACAACGGGATGAAGGAG GTTAATGAGGAACTCAAGAAGTTCTCATCCAATATTAATGGAGTCCCTCATTATGTG ATAAATGGCAAGTACCAGTTAAGCGGAGGGCAGCCTCCAGAGGCCTTCCTAAGAGCATTTCAGTCTGCTGCTAGCAGTTAG
- the LOC121802116 gene encoding E3 ubiquitin-protein ligase At3g02290-like isoform X2 produces the protein MRDDWDDFANPNNSIYRNCLCPHCFVQNFLYLYASLFHRGEERTLPLSSQGTASLSSSASIDNSLPDMFRPPPRPLPYDADPRYFRLQRDGLVSRKEKGSSHAHEETEPLRSNEVDEESESVTTKSKWNEFTCEEASKEYSSKSSLKPSTAKPATGFAHIYTSSEDEDVCPTCLEEYTKENPKILTQCSHHFHLGCIYEWMERSDNCPVCGKVMAFDETT, from the exons ATGAG GGATGACTGGGATGATTTTGCTAACCCGAACAACTCAATATACAGAAACTGTTTATGCCCCCATTGCTTCGTTCAGAATTTCTTGTATCTG TATGCATCACTGTTTCATAGAGGAGAAGAACGAACCTTACCCTTGTCCTCTCAGGGGACAGCTTCTTTAAGTTCCTCAGCATCGATTGATAACTCTTTACCCGATATGTTTCGCCCTCCTCCAAGACCTCTGCCTTATGATGCAGATCCAAGATATTTTCGCTTGCAGCGTGATGGCCTTGTCTCTCGAAAGGAGAAAGGGTCAAGCCATGCACACGAGGAAACTGAGCCGCTAAGATCAAACGAAGTTGACGAGGAATCTGAGTCTGTGACTACCAAAAGCAAATGGAATGAATTTACATGTGAAGAAGCATCCAAAGAGTATAGTTCAAAATCGTCCCTAAAGCCATCAACTGCCAAACCAGCAACAGGATTTGCTCATATTTATACTTCATCAGAAGATGAAGATGTCTGCCCTACATGCCTTGAAG AGTATACCAAAGAAAATCCAAAGATACTTACACAATGTTCTCACCATTTCCATCTTGGTTGTATATATGAATGGATGGAAAGAAGTGATAACTGCCCAGTCTGTGGCAAG GTGATGGCATTCGATGAGACGACCTGA
- the LOC121802116 gene encoding E3 ubiquitin-protein ligase At3g02290-like isoform X1 produces MGAACCCIRDDWDDFANPNNSIYRNCLCPHCFVQNFLYLYASLFHRGEERTLPLSSQGTASLSSSASIDNSLPDMFRPPPRPLPYDADPRYFRLQRDGLVSRKEKGSSHAHEETEPLRSNEVDEESESVTTKSKWNEFTCEEASKEYSSKSSLKPSTAKPATGFAHIYTSSEDEDVCPTCLEEYTKENPKILTQCSHHFHLGCIYEWMERSDNCPVCGKVMAFDETT; encoded by the exons ATGGGTGCTGCTTGTTGCTGCATTAGGGATGACTGGGATGATTTTGCTAACCCGAACAACTCAATATACAGAAACTGTTTATGCCCCCATTGCTTCGTTCAGAATTTCTTGTATCTG TATGCATCACTGTTTCATAGAGGAGAAGAACGAACCTTACCCTTGTCCTCTCAGGGGACAGCTTCTTTAAGTTCCTCAGCATCGATTGATAACTCTTTACCCGATATGTTTCGCCCTCCTCCAAGACCTCTGCCTTATGATGCAGATCCAAGATATTTTCGCTTGCAGCGTGATGGCCTTGTCTCTCGAAAGGAGAAAGGGTCAAGCCATGCACACGAGGAAACTGAGCCGCTAAGATCAAACGAAGTTGACGAGGAATCTGAGTCTGTGACTACCAAAAGCAAATGGAATGAATTTACATGTGAAGAAGCATCCAAAGAGTATAGTTCAAAATCGTCCCTAAAGCCATCAACTGCCAAACCAGCAACAGGATTTGCTCATATTTATACTTCATCAGAAGATGAAGATGTCTGCCCTACATGCCTTGAAG AGTATACCAAAGAAAATCCAAAGATACTTACACAATGTTCTCACCATTTCCATCTTGGTTGTATATATGAATGGATGGAAAGAAGTGATAACTGCCCAGTCTGTGGCAAG GTGATGGCATTCGATGAGACGACCTGA